The genomic interval AGCACGCGGAACTCGCCGGACTCGTCGCGAACGATATCGATGCCCGCGACGTGGCACCGCACACCGTTCGGAGGCTCGATGCCGTGCGCGGCCCGCTTGAACTCCGCGCTCGACAGGATCAGCCGCAGGGGCACCACGCCGTCCTGGACCGCCTGCTGGGGGCCGTACACGTCAGCCAGGAACGCCTCCAGCGCCCGCACCCGCTGGGCGACGCCGCGGGCCACGACATCCCACTCGGCAGGCTCGACGACGCGCGGGACGACGTCGAGCGGGAAGGGCCGCTCCTCTCCCGCGAAGTCGAAGGTCACGCCCTGGGCGAGATAGGAGCGGGCGAGGGCGTCCGCGCGTGCGGCGACCTCGGAGGCCGTCAGGCTGGCCAGGGTGCCGTGCACGGGCGCATAGCGCGGGCGCACGCCACGGTCACGGTCGAGCATCTCGTCATATGCCGCGCCGAGTGCGTAATCGTCGAACAGGTCCGCCATGGGCGCACGGTACGGCGCGTTCTGTGGCCTGTGGGTTCCGTCCATGTTTCGAGAAGATGACGACACGGCGCCAGGTGCCGTCCACCGCCGTGCCCCGGCGGAACTTCGAGACGCGCCGTCGCGCAACCGGCCGCGGCCGTAGTCTGGGCGCCGTGGCGAACAGATGGGTCAACGTGCTGGTGGACGTCGCGCGCGCTGCGCTGTCGGGCAGCCGTAAGCGCACGCCCACCGCGGGGCGCGGCGCCGGCGTGGCCGCCCGGCCCGCCCGCGACGGCGGCACGCCCGGCGGTCGCACCGCACGGCCTTCCGCGACGACGACGCGGCCCAGGCCCACGTCGTCCGGCACCGCCGCGGCGGGCACCGCCTACCCCGGCGACTACCTCGGGACGGTGCGCGCGCAGTACGCGCCCCGCCTCGACGGAGCGCCCGACCCGGGCGAGATCGTGTGGACCCGCGTGCCGTTCGAGGAGGATCCGGCCCAGGGCAAGGACCGGCCGGTGCTGCTGGTCGGCCGCGACGGGAGCTGGCTGCTCGCGCTCCAGCTCACGTCGAAGGACCACGACCGCGACGCCGCGCAGGAGGCCCGCGCGGGCAGGCTCTGGATGGACATCGGCACCGGCGCCTGGGACACGCAGGGGCGACCCTCCGAGGTCCGGCTCAACCGGGTGATCCGGATCGACCCCGTGGCGGTGCGCCGCATCGGCGCGGTGCTGCCCGAGCCGGTGTTCCGGCGCGTCGTCGCCGCGATGAACGACGCGCTGGGCTGACGTCAGCCCAGCGCGCGGGCCGCGGCGTCCACGGCCGCACAGCGACGCCGCAACGAGGCCGAGCCGGCCCGCTCCGGCACGGCGAGCACGTCGCGTGCGAGGGCGTGGGCGTCGTCGACCACGGTGGCGAGCCGCCGGGCGCGGCCGACGCCGAGGATGCGGGCCGCCCGCACGGTGCCGTCGAGCAGTTCCAGCTCGCCGTCGGCTGCCGCGAGCCGCTGCGCGGGCTGCGCCGACGCCTCCCCCGCGCGGCGGCGGCGAGCACCTCGCGCGCCGCTGCGGCCAGGCGCGCCACGCGCGACCGGGTCACGTCGCAGGTCCGCACCGGCAGCACGATCCAGGCACAGGCAACGGCGACGACACCGCCGAGCACGACGCCCAGCAGGCGCTGCTGC from Xylanimonas allomyrinae carries:
- a CDS encoding type II toxin-antitoxin system PemK/MazF family toxin, with the translated sequence MANRWVNVLVDVARAALSGSRKRTPTAGRGAGVAARPARDGGTPGGRTARPSATTTRPRPTSSGTAAAGTAYPGDYLGTVRAQYAPRLDGAPDPGEIVWTRVPFEEDPAQGKDRPVLLVGRDGSWLLALQLTSKDHDRDAAQEARAGRLWMDIGTGAWDTQGRPSEVRLNRVIRIDPVAVRRIGAVLPEPVFRRVVAAMNDALG